A genomic segment from Bosea sp. OAE506 encodes:
- a CDS encoding lytic transglycosylase domain-containing protein, which produces MFLFSTPQSRETQPANPVVSAIRDGAAKTGAGFDYLLKTAQRESSLEPDAKAKTSSATGLFQFIEQTWLSMVKQEGPKQGLSSYADAITESGGRLTVADPAAREKILELRKDPQVAAVMAGALTQKNRDQLAGALGRQPQAGELYMAHVLGARGASDLIKTAASDPTRAAAKDFPEAAAANRSIFFDKTGRARSAQEVYGVLAASHANTQLAASATVTQNVAGQGGDKPAEIAAALAPGRAKGLIGLFSTEGSRAPVSQAVANLWSTPRGDAGRTASLDPADRFFPRQTKSDATAVAPTASDAAAANAAASTRAVQAPLPPSRPVELTQPTGAVQERSAGRSRRAPLDLSAFMIQRNGR; this is translated from the coding sequence GCCGGCAAACCCGGTGGTGAGCGCCATTCGCGACGGCGCGGCCAAGACCGGGGCGGGGTTCGATTACCTGCTCAAGACGGCCCAGCGCGAATCCTCGCTCGAGCCCGACGCCAAGGCAAAGACCTCGAGCGCGACCGGCCTGTTCCAGTTCATCGAGCAGACCTGGCTGTCGATGGTGAAGCAGGAGGGGCCGAAGCAGGGGCTTTCCAGCTATGCCGACGCCATCACCGAGTCCGGCGGGCGGCTGACCGTCGCCGATCCGGCGGCTCGCGAGAAGATCCTCGAGCTGCGCAAGGACCCGCAGGTGGCCGCCGTGATGGCGGGCGCGCTGACCCAGAAGAACCGCGACCAGCTGGCGGGGGCGCTCGGCCGCCAGCCGCAGGCGGGCGAGCTCTATATGGCGCATGTTCTCGGCGCGCGCGGTGCTTCCGACCTGATCAAGACCGCGGCGAGCGACCCGACGCGCGCCGCCGCCAAGGATTTCCCCGAGGCGGCTGCCGCCAATCGCAGCATCTTCTTCGACAAGACCGGCCGCGCGCGCAGCGCCCAGGAGGTCTATGGCGTGCTGGCCGCCAGCCATGCCAACACGCAGCTCGCCGCCTCGGCGACCGTCACGCAGAACGTCGCAGGGCAGGGCGGCGACAAGCCGGCCGAGATCGCCGCCGCTCTGGCGCCCGGACGGGCCAAGGGTCTGATCGGCCTGTTCTCGACGGAAGGCTCGCGTGCCCCGGTCTCCCAGGCCGTCGCCAATCTCTGGTCGACGCCGCGCGGGGATGCCGGGCGGACAGCCTCGCTCGACCCGGCCGACCGCTTCTTCCCGCGGCAGACCAAGTCGGACGCCACGGCGGTCGCGCCGACCGCGTCCGATGCCGCCGCCGCCAACGCCGCCGCCTCGACCCGGGCGGTGCAGGCCCCGCTGCCGCCCTCACGCCCTGTGGAGCTGACTCAGCCGACGGGCGCGGTGCAGGAGCGCAGCGCCGGACGCAGCCGCCGGGCGCCGCTCGATCTCTCCGCCTTCATGATCCAGCGGAACGGCCGATGA
- a CDS encoding DUF2336 domain-containing protein, translating into MIVRRFLLWARTANAEERANGAAALAGAYLRSGMADEDRSEAEIALIALIDDPSPRVRRAIAEEMASSPRAPRNLILGLTADQSDVAALVLAHSPVLTEADLVDAAAIGDALAQKAIALRPHLPAGVCAALAEVGCEEALVTLAGNRTADIPDFSLERMVERAGDCGALREALLARADLPAGLRQTIAARVSDALADFVAGCGWLTPERSARLARESTERVAVALAAGGEDSDAPAIVEVLRSHGRLTPGLMLRSLLSGEPALAEAAFVLLSDLPANRVAALLRDRRGAGLKALCRKAGLPDALQPAFAAAIAALNARGFDKGGSGRGIDRSLLRDVLIACERLEGSEAHALMGLLRRLDAEAAREEAKAMADSLADDAAFAYLVEADPALLVELEIGDIRQAA; encoded by the coding sequence ATGATCGTTCGTCGCTTCCTGCTCTGGGCCCGCACCGCCAATGCCGAGGAGCGCGCCAACGGCGCGGCTGCGCTGGCGGGCGCCTATCTGCGCTCCGGCATGGCCGATGAGGACCGCTCCGAGGCCGAGATCGCGCTGATTGCGCTGATCGACGATCCGTCGCCGCGCGTGCGCCGGGCGATCGCCGAGGAGATGGCGTCCTCGCCGCGGGCGCCGCGCAATCTCATTCTCGGCCTAACCGCCGACCAGAGCGACGTGGCAGCCCTCGTGCTGGCGCATTCGCCGGTGCTGACCGAGGCCGATCTGGTCGATGCGGCCGCGATCGGCGATGCACTGGCCCAGAAGGCGATCGCGTTGCGGCCCCACCTGCCGGCCGGCGTCTGCGCCGCGCTGGCCGAGGTCGGCTGCGAGGAGGCGCTGGTGACGCTGGCCGGCAACCGCACCGCCGACATTCCCGACTTCTCTCTGGAGCGCATGGTCGAGCGTGCCGGCGATTGCGGTGCGCTGCGCGAGGCCTTGCTTGCGCGGGCCGATCTGCCGGCCGGGCTGCGCCAGACGATCGCCGCCAGGGTCTCGGACGCGCTGGCCGATTTCGTGGCCGGCTGCGGCTGGCTGACGCCGGAGCGCAGCGCCCGGCTCGCGCGCGAATCGACCGAGCGCGTCGCGGTGGCGCTTGCCGCCGGTGGCGAGGACAGCGATGCGCCCGCCATCGTCGAGGTCCTGCGCAGCCATGGCCGGCTGACGCCGGGGCTGATGCTTCGCTCGCTGCTTTCCGGCGAGCCGGCGCTGGCGGAAGCGGCCTTCGTGCTCCTCTCGGATCTGCCCGCGAACCGGGTCGCCGCGCTGCTGCGCGATCGTCGCGGTGCCGGGCTGAAGGCGCTGTGCCGCAAGGCCGGGCTGCCCGACGCCCTGCAACCGGCCTTCGCCGCCGCCATCGCCGCGCTCAATGCGCGCGGTTTCGACAAGGGTGGCTCCGGACGCGGGATCGACCGGAGCCTGCTGCGCGACGTGCTGATCGCCTGCGAGCGGCTCGAGGGCAGCGAAGCCCATGCGCTGATGGGCCTGCTGCGTCGCCTCGATGCGGAGGCAGCGCGCGAGGAGGCCAAGGCCATGGCGGATTCGCTCGCCGACGATGCGGCCTTCGCCTATCTCGTCGAGGCCGATCCGGCGCTGCTGGTCGAGCTCGAGATCGGGGATATCCGGCAGGCGGCGTGA
- a CDS encoding carboxymuconolactone decarboxylase family protein codes for MHRDDITEAASEIGKGSFMATFGRVPENFTLLAEHAPAAFAGYGLIRAAIMRDRDEGGALDLKTKELVFALLDTLIGQKNSAKNHATAAMKLGLTLPELAEGLVQVVMAGGITTWNETGADVMRHCVQLEAERTAKTG; via the coding sequence ATGCACCGCGACGACATCACCGAAGCCGCCTCCGAAATCGGCAAGGGCAGCTTCATGGCGACCTTTGGCCGCGTGCCGGAGAATTTCACCCTACTGGCCGAGCACGCGCCGGCCGCCTTCGCGGGCTACGGGCTGATCCGCGCCGCAATCATGCGCGACCGAGACGAGGGCGGCGCGCTCGATCTCAAGACCAAAGAGCTGGTCTTCGCCCTGCTCGACACGCTGATCGGCCAGAAGAACAGCGCGAAGAACCATGCGACGGCCGCGATGAAGCTCGGCCTGACGCTGCCCGAACTGGCCGAGGGACTGGTCCAGGTCGTCATGGCCGGCGGCATCACCACCTGGAACGAAACCGGCGCCGACGTGATGCGCCACTGCGTCCAGCTCGAAGCGGAGCGGACGGCGAAAACGGGTTGA
- a CDS encoding NAD kinase, whose protein sequence is MTERFQAISFVASDTPEAQAALTKLTERYGNADPATADVIVALGGDGLMLQTLHRFIGTGTPIYGMNRGSVGFLMNEFRERGLRKRLTEAQRSVVHPLSMSAVDKDGTEVRAEAINEVSLLRRSYQAAKLRISIDGQVRLDELVADGVLLATPAGSTAYNLSANGPILPLDAPLLALTPISAFRPRRWRGALLPDHAKVTIEVLEAEKRPVSAVADHVQIDNVLRVAIEIDRTVDLVMLHDPGHSLDERILREQFGY, encoded by the coding sequence ATGACCGAGCGCTTCCAGGCCATCTCCTTCGTCGCCAGCGACACGCCGGAGGCGCAGGCCGCGCTGACCAAGCTGACCGAGCGCTACGGCAATGCCGACCCGGCAACCGCGGACGTCATCGTCGCGCTGGGCGGCGACGGGCTGATGCTGCAGACGCTCCACCGCTTCATCGGCACGGGTACGCCGATCTACGGCATGAACCGCGGCTCCGTCGGCTTCCTGATGAACGAGTTTCGCGAGCGCGGCCTGCGCAAGCGCCTGACCGAAGCGCAGCGCAGCGTCGTCCACCCGCTCTCCATGAGCGCCGTCGACAAGGACGGCACCGAGGTCCGTGCCGAGGCGATCAACGAGGTCTCGCTGCTGCGCCGCTCCTACCAGGCGGCCAAGCTCAGGATCTCGATCGACGGCCAGGTGAGGCTCGACGAGCTCGTCGCCGACGGCGTCCTGCTGGCAACGCCCGCCGGCTCGACTGCCTATAACCTCTCGGCCAACGGTCCGATCCTGCCGCTCGATGCGCCCCTGCTGGCGCTGACGCCGATCTCGGCCTTCCGGCCCCGCCGTTGGCGCGGCGCGCTGCTGCCGGACCATGCCAAGGTCACGATCGAGGTGCTCGAAGCCGAGAAGCGGCCCGTCAGCGCCGTCGCCGACCATGTCCAGATCGACAATGTCCTGCGCGTCGCCATCGAGATCGACCGCACGGTCGATCTCGTCATGCTCCACGACCCCGGCCACAGCCTCGACGAGCGGATTTTGCGGGAGCAGTTCGGCTACTGA
- a CDS encoding MBL fold metallo-hydrolase, protein MTDLNLSRRTVIAGAGALAAAASFDLPGLSPAHAQGVPVNQAPGFYRYKVGDITLTAINDGFARRPLEGFVRNAELADVKKAMEQAFLPADALNISFTTLAIQQGGKLTLIDTGNGDSGAPTSGAWAANFKAAGFDPKDVSAVVFSHFHGDHINGFRLKDGTAMFPNAEVMVPAAEWAFWMDDAKMNAAPEAMKGAFAGVRRVFGPVAKDVKQFEPGKEVVSGVTAVAAPGHTPGHTTFAVASGGKSLMVMSDTTNHPALFVRNPDWSAVFDMDGPQAAATRRKLLDMVAADKMQVAFYHAPFPATGHIAKAGNGFEMVPVQWSTAI, encoded by the coding sequence ATGACCGATCTCAATCTGTCGCGCCGCACCGTCATCGCCGGCGCTGGCGCCCTCGCCGCAGCCGCCTCATTCGACCTGCCTGGGCTTAGCCCGGCCCATGCCCAAGGAGTTCCCGTGAACCAGGCCCCCGGCTTCTACCGCTACAAGGTCGGCGACATCACGCTGACCGCCATCAATGACGGCTTCGCCCGCCGGCCTCTGGAAGGCTTCGTCCGCAATGCCGAGCTGGCCGACGTCAAGAAGGCGATGGAGCAGGCCTTCCTGCCGGCCGACGCGCTGAACATCTCCTTCACGACGCTCGCGATCCAGCAGGGCGGCAAGCTGACCCTGATCGACACCGGCAACGGCGATTCCGGCGCGCCGACCTCGGGCGCCTGGGCCGCCAACTTCAAGGCCGCCGGCTTCGACCCGAAGGATGTCTCGGCCGTCGTGTTCAGCCATTTCCACGGCGACCACATCAACGGATTCCGCCTCAAGGACGGCACCGCGATGTTCCCGAACGCCGAGGTGATGGTCCCGGCCGCCGAATGGGCGTTCTGGATGGACGATGCCAAGATGAACGCCGCCCCCGAGGCGATGAAGGGGGCCTTCGCCGGCGTCCGCCGCGTCTTCGGCCCCGTCGCCAAGGACGTGAAGCAGTTCGAGCCGGGCAAGGAAGTCGTCTCGGGCGTGACCGCCGTCGCCGCGCCGGGCCATACGCCGGGCCACACCACCTTCGCGGTCGCCTCGGGCGGCAAGTCGCTGATGGTGATGTCCGACACCACCAACCACCCTGCCCTGTTCGTGCGCAACCCCGACTGGTCGGCCGTGTTCGACATGGACGGCCCTCAGGCCGCCGCCACCCGGCGCAAGCTGCTCGACATGGTCGCGGCCGACAAGATGCAGGTCGCTTTCTACCATGCGCCCTTCCCCGCGACCGGTCACATCGCCAAGGCCGGCAACGGCTTCGAGATGGTGCCGGTGCAGTGGAGCACCGCGATCTGA
- a CDS encoding MFS transporter: MTSEEKRVILASSLGTVFEWYDFYLYGSLAVMIGAHFFSAFDPNTRAIFALLAFAAGFLVRPFGALFFGRLGDLIGRKYTFLVTIVIMGASTFLVGLLPSYNTIGWIAPVILIALRMLQGLALGGEYGGAAVYVAEHAPVGRRGFYTSWIQTTATLGLLLSLLVILVIRVNMGEAEFAAWGWRIPFLLSIFLLAISVWIRLQMQESPAFKKMKEEGTGSKAPLTEAFGQWKNARIALIALFGLTMGQAVVWYTGQFYALFFIQSILKVDLYSANVLIAWALIVGTGGFIFFGSLSDRIGRKPVILAGCLIAALTYFPLFGALTKAANPGLAAAHENVKVQVVADPATCGSVFDPVGIRTFTAPCDIARRTLATQAIVYTQAPAPAGTPAKVTVNGKDLAIDATFAATVAKEAVAAGYPAPGDARIVKTGFFSALFSAQSLTVIGILTILIIYVTMVYGPVAAALVELFPTRIRYTGMSLPYHIGNGWFGGLLPATSFAMVAGTGDIYYGLWYPIVFALATFVIGMLLVPETKDRDITTHEN, from the coding sequence ATGACGAGTGAAGAGAAGCGCGTCATTCTCGCATCCTCGCTCGGCACCGTCTTCGAATGGTACGACTTCTACCTTTACGGCTCGCTCGCCGTGATGATCGGCGCCCATTTCTTCTCGGCGTTCGATCCCAACACCCGCGCCATCTTCGCGCTGCTCGCCTTCGCCGCCGGCTTCCTGGTCCGCCCCTTCGGCGCGCTGTTCTTCGGTCGCCTGGGTGACCTGATCGGCCGCAAATACACCTTCCTCGTCACCATCGTGATCATGGGCGCCTCGACCTTCCTGGTCGGCCTGCTGCCCAGCTACAACACGATCGGCTGGATCGCCCCCGTCATCCTGATCGCGCTGCGCATGCTCCAGGGCCTGGCGCTCGGCGGCGAATACGGTGGCGCTGCGGTCTATGTCGCCGAGCACGCGCCGGTCGGCCGTCGTGGCTTCTACACCTCCTGGATCCAGACCACCGCAACGCTCGGCCTGCTGCTGTCGCTGCTCGTCATCCTGGTGATCCGCGTCAACATGGGCGAGGCCGAATTCGCTGCCTGGGGCTGGCGCATTCCGTTCCTGCTCTCGATCTTCCTGCTCGCCATCTCGGTCTGGATCCGCCTGCAGATGCAGGAATCCCCGGCCTTCAAGAAGATGAAGGAAGAGGGCACCGGCTCGAAGGCGCCGCTCACCGAGGCCTTCGGCCAGTGGAAGAACGCCCGCATCGCGCTGATCGCCCTGTTCGGTCTGACCATGGGCCAGGCGGTCGTCTGGTACACCGGCCAGTTCTACGCCCTGTTCTTCATCCAGAGCATCCTGAAGGTCGATCTCTACTCGGCGAACGTGCTGATCGCCTGGGCCCTGATCGTCGGCACCGGCGGCTTCATCTTCTTCGGCTCGCTGTCGGACCGGATCGGCCGCAAGCCCGTCATCCTGGCCGGCTGCCTGATCGCGGCGCTGACCTACTTCCCGCTGTTCGGCGCCCTGACCAAGGCCGCCAATCCGGGCCTCGCCGCAGCGCATGAGAACGTGAAGGTCCAGGTCGTCGCCGATCCGGCCACCTGCGGCTCGGTCTTCGACCCGGTCGGCATCCGCACCTTCACCGCGCCTTGCGACATCGCCCGCCGCACGCTGGCCACCCAGGCCATCGTCTACACCCAGGCTCCGGCTCCCGCCGGAACCCCGGCCAAGGTCACCGTCAACGGCAAGGATCTCGCCATCGACGCCACCTTCGCCGCCACGGTCGCCAAGGAAGCGGTCGCTGCCGGTTACCCGGCCCCGGGCGATGCCCGCATCGTCAAGACCGGCTTCTTCAGCGCCCTGTTCAGCGCGCAGTCGCTGACGGTCATCGGCATCCTGACCATCCTCATCATCTATGTGACGATGGTGTACGGCCCGGTCGCCGCGGCGCTGGTCGAGCTCTTCCCGACCCGCATCCGCTACACCGGCATGTCGCTGCCCTACCATATCGGCAACGGCTGGTTCGGCGGCCTGCTCCCGGCGACCTCCTTCGCCATGGTGGCCGGCACCGGCGACATCTACTACGGCCTCTGGTACCCGATCGTCTTTGCCCTCGCGACCTTCGTGATCGGCATGCTGCTGGTGCCCGAGACCAAGGATCGCGACATCACCACCCACGAGAACTGA
- the rlmB gene encoding 23S rRNA (guanosine(2251)-2'-O)-methyltransferase RlmB: MPAPFRPKSDRDRPDRDRPRREGGRGDGPRQTSPRRADGTLHHRPGDIDEAVLYGVHPVIEALRNPKRRHRRLLATENGVKRLQEEIGDLPLEPEIVRPSEIDRLLTPDSVHQGLYLVCDPLPSLDLDSLPHDAIVLALDQITDPHNVGAILRSAAAFGAAAVIVTIRHSPAATGVLAKSASGALEHVPLIAVRNLGDALAELGKRGFQRIGFDSDGEVAFEDVALTRPLVMVMGAEGKGLRQRSRELCDQVARLEVPGAITSLNVSNATAIALYAASRRR; this comes from the coding sequence ATGCCAGCACCGTTCCGCCCGAAATCGGATCGTGATCGGCCGGATCGCGACCGGCCGCGCCGCGAGGGCGGGCGCGGGGACGGCCCGCGCCAGACCAGCCCGCGCCGCGCCGACGGCACCCTGCACCACCGCCCGGGCGATATCGACGAGGCGGTTCTCTACGGGGTGCACCCGGTAATCGAGGCCCTGCGCAATCCCAAGCGTCGCCACCGCCGCCTGCTCGCCACCGAAAACGGTGTGAAGCGGCTGCAGGAGGAGATCGGCGACCTGCCGCTCGAACCCGAAATCGTGCGCCCCTCCGAGATCGACCGGCTGCTCACCCCCGATTCGGTGCATCAAGGGCTCTATCTGGTCTGCGACCCCCTGCCCTCGCTCGATCTCGACAGCCTGCCCCACGACGCGATCGTGCTGGCGCTCGACCAGATCACCGACCCGCACAATGTCGGCGCCATCTTGCGCTCGGCCGCAGCCTTCGGGGCCGCGGCGGTGATCGTCACCATCCGCCACTCGCCGGCCGCGACGGGCGTGCTCGCCAAGTCGGCCTCCGGCGCGCTGGAGCATGTGCCGCTCATCGCCGTGCGCAATCTCGGCGACGCGCTCGCCGAGCTCGGCAAGCGCGGCTTCCAGCGCATCGGCTTCGATTCGGATGGCGAGGTCGCCTTCGAGGATGTCGCCCTGACCCGACCGCTGGTCATGGTGATGGGCGCCGAGGGCAAGGGCCTGCGCCAGCGCTCGCGCGAACTCTGCGACCAGGTCGCGCGGCTGGAAGTGCCGGGCGCGATCACCAGCCTCAACGTCTCCAACGCCACCGCGATCGCGCTCTACGCCGCCAGCCGGCGGCGCTGA
- a CDS encoding L,D-transpeptidase, protein MTLSTTFSLRLLHSTAVLAALFALSQPGHAQPRPPAAVQQTMDIGDEPGRVSTEEVSITEGPFARQMVLFRSNEAPGTVVIHSAERFLYVVQGNGRALRYGIGVGREGFQWSGLVQVSRKAEWPDWRPPPEMLQRQPYLPRFMAGGPGNPMGARALYLGSTVFRIHGTNQPETIGEAISSGCFRLANGDIADLYERVPLGTKVIIRHQATL, encoded by the coding sequence ATGACGTTATCGACCACGTTTTCGCTCCGCCTGCTGCACAGCACCGCGGTACTGGCGGCCTTGTTCGCGCTGTCGCAGCCGGGCCACGCCCAGCCGCGCCCGCCTGCCGCCGTCCAGCAGACGATGGATATCGGTGACGAGCCGGGCCGGGTCTCGACCGAGGAGGTCAGCATCACGGAGGGGCCCTTCGCGCGCCAGATGGTGCTGTTCCGCTCGAACGAGGCGCCCGGCACCGTCGTCATCCATTCGGCCGAGCGCTTCCTCTATGTCGTGCAGGGCAATGGCCGGGCACTGCGCTACGGCATCGGCGTTGGCCGCGAGGGCTTCCAGTGGTCGGGCCTGGTGCAGGTCAGCCGCAAGGCGGAATGGCCGGATTGGCGCCCGCCGCCGGAGATGCTGCAGCGCCAGCCCTATCTGCCGCGCTTCATGGCGGGCGGGCCCGGCAACCCGATGGGCGCACGCGCGCTCTATCTCGGCTCGACGGTGTTCCGCATCCACGGCACCAACCAGCCCGAGACGATCGGCGAGGCGATTTCCTCCGGCTGCTTCCGCCTCGCCAATGGCGACATTGCGGATCTCTACGAGCGGGTGCCGCTCGGGACGAAGGTGATCATCCGTCACCAAGCGACGCTGTAG
- a CDS encoding amino acid ABC transporter substrate-binding protein gives MSQVSSLRRLVLGVLAAVGSTAVLSLPAAAATLVTVKQRGVLHCGVSEGLNGFSAKDAQGAWSGFDVDFCRALAAAVLGDPQKVSFTPLSASERFDALKAAKVDLLSRNSTWTLGREAELGLAFAGITYHDGQGFLAKRALRVDGALALDKAKICVETGTTSQANLADFFRANSLTYEEKLFPGAAEAFAAFESGQCDVLTRDQSALYGERLRLAKPGDAIVLPDVISKEPLGPVVRSDDFAWFTVVKWVNFALINAEELGISSTTLTAALASQKPDVRRFTGAEGGFGKALGLDPDWAVKAVRAGGNYAEIYERNLGTGSKLAIPRGLNQLWSMGGVLYAPPLR, from the coding sequence ATGTCGCAGGTCTCATCGCTTCGCCGTCTGGTTCTCGGCGTCCTCGCCGCCGTCGGATCGACCGCCGTGCTCTCCCTCCCGGCTGCTGCAGCAACCCTGGTGACGGTCAAGCAGCGCGGGGTCCTCCATTGCGGCGTCAGCGAGGGGCTGAACGGCTTTTCCGCCAAGGACGCGCAGGGGGCATGGTCGGGTTTCGACGTCGATTTCTGCCGGGCGCTGGCGGCCGCCGTGCTGGGCGATCCGCAGAAGGTCAGCTTCACGCCGCTCTCGGCGAGCGAGCGCTTCGACGCCCTCAAGGCGGCGAAGGTCGACCTGCTCTCGCGCAACTCGACCTGGACGCTCGGACGCGAGGCGGAACTCGGCCTCGCCTTCGCCGGCATCACCTATCATGACGGGCAGGGCTTCCTGGCGAAGCGGGCGCTGCGCGTGGACGGGGCGCTGGCGCTCGACAAGGCGAAGATCTGCGTCGAGACGGGCACGACCTCGCAGGCCAACCTCGCCGATTTCTTCCGGGCGAATTCCCTGACCTATGAGGAAAAGCTTTTCCCCGGCGCCGCCGAGGCCTTTGCGGCCTTCGAATCCGGGCAGTGCGACGTCCTGACCCGCGACCAGTCGGCGCTCTATGGCGAGCGGCTGAGGCTTGCCAAGCCGGGCGATGCGATCGTGCTGCCGGACGTCATCTCCAAGGAGCCGCTTGGCCCGGTCGTGCGCAGCGACGATTTCGCCTGGTTCACCGTGGTCAAATGGGTGAATTTCGCCCTGATCAACGCCGAGGAGCTGGGCATCTCCTCGACCACCCTGACGGCCGCGCTGGCGTCGCAGAAGCCCGATGTGCGCCGCTTCACCGGTGCCGAGGGCGGGTTCGGCAAGGCGCTGGGGCTCGATCCGGACTGGGCGGTCAAGGCCGTGCGGGCGGGCGGCAACTATGCCGAGATCTATGAGCGCAATCTCGGGACCGGCTCCAAGCTCGCCATCCCGCGCGGGCTCAACCAGCTCTGGAGCATGGGCGGCGTGCTCTATGCGCCGCCGCTGCGCTGA
- the nanR gene encoding transcriptional regulator NanR: protein MSPAFDEHPVTTEPIPRRKLHQEVLDRLMARIRSGEFAPGAQLPSERELMDAYGVGRPSIREALQQLERAGIIGISHGERARVLLPTAQGIVGQMAESAHYLLSVDPDALNHLKEARILLESGIARLAAQRADAAGLALLRQRLDEHRTAGLDDFLSRDIAFHRQIAVMSGNPVFPAAVEAMLGWLGASYVTLVRAPGAERLTLAEHQRIHDAIAAGDGDAAAQAMTDHLSRANALYRSLAPPAAADDRR from the coding sequence ATGTCTCCCGCCTTTGACGAGCACCCCGTGACGACCGAGCCGATCCCCCGCCGCAAGCTGCATCAGGAGGTCCTCGACCGGCTGATGGCCCGCATCCGCTCGGGAGAGTTCGCACCGGGCGCGCAATTGCCCTCCGAGCGCGAGTTGATGGACGCCTATGGCGTCGGCCGCCCCTCGATCCGCGAGGCGCTGCAGCAGCTGGAGCGCGCCGGCATCATCGGGATCAGCCATGGCGAGCGCGCCCGCGTGCTGCTGCCGACCGCGCAGGGCATCGTCGGGCAGATGGCCGAGTCGGCGCACTATCTGCTGAGCGTCGATCCCGACGCGCTGAACCATCTCAAGGAGGCGCGCATCCTGCTGGAATCCGGCATCGCCCGGCTCGCGGCCCAACGCGCCGATGCCGCCGGCCTCGCTTTGCTGCGCCAGCGCCTCGACGAGCATCGCACAGCCGGACTCGACGACTTCCTCAGCCGCGACATCGCCTTTCATCGCCAGATCGCGGTGATGAGCGGCAACCCGGTCTTTCCCGCCGCGGTCGAGGCGATGCTGGGCTGGCTCGGTGCATCCTATGTCACGCTGGTGCGGGCACCGGGCGCCGAACGCCTGACGCTGGCGGAGCACCAGCGCATCCATGACGCGATCGCGGCGGGCGATGGCGACGCCGCGGCCCAGGCGATGACGGACCATCTGAGCCGGGCCAATGCGCTCTACCGCAGCCTCGCCCCGCCCGCCGCGGCGGACGATCGCCGCTGA
- a CDS encoding phosphogluconate dehydrogenase C-terminal domain-containing protein: MTVVALFGAGGKMGMRLGRNLAASRFTMRPVEVSPAGQERVRAAFGLDCLEAEEAIAGAEVVVLAVPDTHVGAVATTLLPKLASGTIVVILDAAAPHAGHLPERADITYFVTHPCHPPIFNDETDPAAKADHFGGIAAKQHIVNALMQGPEEHYALGEEVARAIWAPVMRSHRVTVEQMAILEPGLSETVCATLLDAMREAMEEAIARGVPREAARDFLLGHMNILAAVTFEQVQGVFSDACNKAIVFGKDTILKPDWKRLFEPEEIAASVRRIT; encoded by the coding sequence ATGACGGTGGTGGCTCTGTTCGGAGCGGGCGGCAAGATGGGCATGCGGCTGGGCCGCAATCTCGCCGCCTCGCGCTTCACCATGCGGCCGGTCGAGGTCAGCCCGGCCGGGCAGGAGCGGGTGCGCGCCGCCTTCGGGCTCGATTGCCTCGAGGCCGAGGAGGCGATCGCAGGGGCGGAGGTGGTCGTGCTGGCCGTTCCGGACACCCATGTCGGCGCGGTGGCGACGACGCTGTTGCCGAAGCTGGCTTCGGGCACGATCGTGGTGATCCTCGACGCCGCCGCGCCCCATGCCGGCCATCTGCCGGAACGAGCCGACATCACCTATTTCGTCACCCATCCCTGCCACCCGCCGATCTTCAACGACGAGACCGACCCGGCCGCCAAGGCCGATCATTTCGGCGGCATCGCGGCCAAGCAGCACATCGTCAACGCGCTGATGCAGGGGCCTGAAGAGCATTATGCGCTCGGCGAGGAGGTCGCGCGGGCGATATGGGCGCCCGTGATGCGTTCGCACCGCGTCACGGTCGAGCAGATGGCGATCCTGGAGCCTGGCCTGTCGGAAACCGTCTGCGCCACCCTGCTCGACGCGATGCGCGAGGCGATGGAGGAGGCGATCGCCCGCGGCGTCCCGCGCGAGGCGGCGCGCGACTTCCTGCTCGGACACATGAACATCCTCGCCGCCGTCACCTTCGAGCAGGTGCAGGGCGTGTTCTCGGACGCCTGCAACAAGGCGATCGTCTTCGGCAAGGACACGATCCTGAAGCCGGACTGGAAGCGGCTGTTCGAGCCGGAGGAGATCGCCGCCAGCGTGCGCCGCATCACCTGA